One Arthrobacter sp. StoSoilB20 DNA segment encodes these proteins:
- a CDS encoding sugar ABC transporter permease, with product MSVNTRTRSTLAGRHPELTAPPLKPFGAKTARNREAIAGILFVLPTLVIFGLFKFLPIFGAGAMSLTEYSLNGDFEFLGADNYTRLAADPNFWQSLKVTFLYVAIFVPFIIGVSLAGAVLLDKLVRFTGTFRALLFIPYLSSFVMAGIIWTWIFSTDGPLNAALGGLGMGPVPFTSGPQLLVLLSLAVVSVWKGFGYSMLIFLAGLKAQPAEVHEAARIDGAGAWKSFWYVTLPLLKPVVFFVLVIETIVGFQVFDTIYVMTGGGPARASHSLIYFLFDEGFKFFDFGYASAIGVVLFVIVLILSLIQQRFFEGKESK from the coding sequence ATGTCTGTAAACACCCGCACCAGAAGCACACTGGCCGGTCGACATCCCGAGTTGACGGCACCCCCGCTCAAGCCCTTTGGAGCCAAGACGGCCCGTAACCGTGAGGCCATTGCCGGGATCCTCTTCGTGCTCCCCACCTTGGTCATTTTCGGCCTCTTCAAGTTCCTCCCTATCTTTGGGGCGGGCGCCATGAGCCTGACCGAGTACAGCCTCAACGGCGACTTCGAATTCCTGGGGGCGGATAACTACACACGGCTTGCCGCTGATCCAAACTTCTGGCAAAGCCTCAAGGTGACGTTCCTGTACGTGGCCATCTTCGTGCCGTTCATCATCGGAGTCTCCTTGGCCGGGGCGGTCCTCTTGGACAAACTGGTCCGATTCACCGGGACTTTCCGGGCGTTGCTGTTCATTCCGTACCTCAGCTCATTCGTCATGGCCGGCATCATCTGGACGTGGATCTTCTCCACGGACGGTCCCCTGAATGCAGCCTTGGGCGGCCTGGGCATGGGCCCCGTGCCCTTCACCTCCGGACCCCAACTGCTGGTCCTTCTGTCCCTGGCCGTGGTGTCCGTCTGGAAAGGATTCGGCTACTCCATGCTGATTTTCCTGGCCGGACTCAAAGCCCAACCCGCAGAGGTACACGAGGCTGCCCGTATTGACGGTGCCGGCGCCTGGAAATCGTTCTGGTACGTCACGCTGCCGCTGCTGAAGCCCGTGGTGTTTTTCGTCCTCGTCATCGAAACCATCGTCGGCTTCCAGGTCTTCGACACCATCTACGTCATGACCGGCGGCGGACCCGCCCGGGCCAGCCACAGCCTCATCTACTTCCTGTTCGACGAAGGCTTCAAGTTCTTCGACTTCGGCTACGCCTCAGCCATCGGCGTGGTGCTGTTCGTCATCGTGCTCATCCTCTCGCTCATCCAGCAGCGCTTCTTCGAAGGTAAGGAATCCAAGTGA
- a CDS encoding carbohydrate ABC transporter permease encodes MTATVPSPSIGGRTPGHSTGANPRRSTEKRRQRTLTWVLAVISLFTVAPLIAVAVLALSPEEAPTLPYALPPSLTLDNIVRIFNVGEFPLWLWNSFLYSAVSVVVVLLTAAMAAYALARKRFPGRNALLWAIIATMMVPVQATLIPTFILISKMGGVNTLWGLILPTLANAQAIFLIRQFVRDMPEELFDAARIDGAGEWRTFWQIVLPLIRPVLATLAIFVFLWHWNDLLWPLVVGQSDTARTLTVGLATLNTETASTSNVMAATLVSFIPCLVIFALLQKHIVASITHSGVKG; translated from the coding sequence GTGACTGCCACAGTTCCCAGCCCCTCAATAGGCGGGCGTACTCCGGGCCACTCCACCGGCGCTAATCCCCGCCGCAGCACCGAAAAACGCCGCCAGCGCACCCTCACTTGGGTATTGGCAGTGATCTCACTCTTCACCGTGGCGCCACTGATCGCCGTTGCCGTGCTGGCGCTCTCCCCGGAGGAAGCCCCCACACTGCCCTACGCGTTACCGCCGTCGTTGACGTTGGACAACATTGTCCGCATCTTCAACGTAGGCGAATTCCCGCTCTGGCTTTGGAACTCTTTCTTGTACTCAGCAGTGTCAGTGGTGGTGGTCCTGCTGACCGCTGCCATGGCCGCTTACGCCTTGGCCCGTAAGAGGTTCCCGGGACGGAACGCGCTGCTGTGGGCCATTATCGCCACCATGATGGTGCCCGTTCAGGCCACCCTGATTCCCACGTTCATCCTCATCTCCAAGATGGGCGGCGTGAACACCCTGTGGGGCCTGATCCTGCCCACCTTGGCCAACGCCCAGGCGATCTTCCTCATCCGCCAGTTCGTCAGGGACATGCCCGAGGAGCTCTTCGACGCAGCCCGCATTGACGGCGCCGGTGAGTGGCGTACTTTCTGGCAGATCGTTCTTCCGCTGATCCGTCCGGTCCTGGCAACGCTGGCGATCTTCGTCTTCCTGTGGCACTGGAACGACCTCCTCTGGCCACTGGTGGTGGGTCAATCCGACACTGCCCGGACGCTTACCGTGGGCTTGGCAACCTTGAACACCGAGACGGCCTCCACGTCCAACGTCATGGCTGCAACACTGGTCAGTTTCATCCCGTGCCTGGTGATTTTCGCCCTCCTGCAGAAGCACATCGTCGCCAGCATCACGCACAGCGGGGTCAAGGGATGA